The DNA segment GAAGTATGCTTTGTATTCAGGTTATGGATTTTTTGCAGTCTGTGCCCTTCTGGCGTACATAAGTTTTGCTGATTATCTTAAGAACTTTGGTTCTGTATTAAAAGATTCCATCTAAATAGCCCGAAATTCGAGTTTTCTAAATTAACCGCAATCTGAAAAAATTTTGATAAAATTCCAGATTGCGGTTAATCATGTAAGCAACGATGCTTCTGTGCTTGATATGATAGCATTCAAAAAGGCTCATTAGCCTGTTCATGTTCTTTCTTGGAACCGCTTCAAATTTAATTCCTTTTTCTTCCATTCGTTATCCTGACGACCAAACTTAGTGATAAAATTTTGATTTTATCATTGACTAGAGTAGTTTTAGGTGAAAAAGGATATCTCCAGAATCTTCAATTACAAAAAGATTGAAAATTGATTTTTTTGTGATATAATTATAATAAATATGTTGACACAAAAAATGCACGTGGTAAAATTTGCTCGATTGCTCGATTGCTCGATTGCTCGATTGCTCGATTGCTCGATTGCTCGATTGCTCGGGATATTTTAAATAGTTTAACAGAAAATACTCAGTAAATAATAAGGTACAGTTTTTTGCACAAAGAAAATTTGCGTGAAGAACTGTACCTTTTTTTGTTTTAAAAAAATTGGAGGAGAGAATTTAAAACATGAGAAAAACTCTGATAGTTATTATATTAACTTTCGTTTCAGCAGTATGTTTTGCAAAGCCAAAGTCTGTAGAACCAGACTGGTTTAAAAATTATCGTACTGTTTTTCCTAATGCTCAGTATCTGGCACAGCGTGGAAGCGGAATTACTGCAGAAGATGCAAAGACAGATGCAGCTTCTCAGCTAGCCCGATATTTTCAATCTACAGTAAGTGCAAATCTTTCTACAACAATGTCTTCTATTACAACTGGTACGTCCATACAGGAAGAAACTCGTGTAATAGATGAAGTAAATGTTACAAGTGAAGTTGAATTCATTGGGCTTGAATTTACTGAAAGTTATTATTACAAGCCGGAAAAGAAATGGTATGCAGTAGCTTATATGATTCGTGATGATGCCTGGGTTCAGTATAAGCCAAAAATAGAATCGGAGAAAACAAAATTTTACTCTTTTCTAAAAAAGGCGGAATCAGAAGAAGATTCCTTTACGAAAATTTCGTTGTATAAAAGTGCCTGGAAAGTGTCAGGTGATTTAATTGAAAAACTTGAATACGGCAGAATCATAAATCCAAATGAAGAAGAAAAGTATTCTGCAGACAGAACAGAAGTAGCAGAGCTTCCGGCAAAAATAGAAAAAGAACAAAAGAATCTTACTATTTTTGTAAACCTGAAGGGCGATTACGGAAACATAGTGGAGACTTCCATAAAGACTGCACTTGAGAAAGGTGGATTTATAGTTGGTTCAAGTGGAAATTACACAGCAGATGTTATTGTTTCATCAAATCCAAATGGCGAAAATCCTGTAACAATTATGCCTGCTGTTATTGTTTCAATAAAAAGCAGTAAAGGAAAAGCTGTTTTTTCATACGAAGCAAAACTGACGGAAAAAACTGTCGCTTATTCATTGGAAAATGCTCAGAAAAAAGCATTCCTAAAGCTGGCAGAAAAAATAAATGAAGAAATTAAATTTTAAGTTGTGATTAAACGGCGGAAGGAGAAAACAAATGAAAAAGACATTAATTAGAGCGATGGTAGCAGGAACTGTATTTGCATCTTTGCTAAGCTTTGCAGGCTGTGGATCAACTCCAAAAGCAGATCCTACTATTAAGGTAAATGTTGATGATGATGTGGATAAGGTAGTAGTTGTTGATTGGACAGACAGGACTTTAGGAGAAATTGCGGCTCCAACATGGCTTAAGAATATGCGTCGTGGAAACTCTGATACTTTCAAGGAACAGTGGGGATTAAATTCAAACCGCGTTGTAAAAATAAGTATGGCAACAGGAAAAACAGAAGCAACAGCACAGGCTTTAAGTCGTGCAGGATTTGCATATGTTCAGGCAGCAGAATTGAGTCAGAAAGTTATTGGTAGAGTTGGTCAGGGCTTAAATGATGTAGGCCAGCTGGAAGCAGTATATGTTGCCGCAAGTGAAACAAAAGCAGATATGACAGGTCTTCGTGAAGAAACAGGATTCTACCAGAAAGTCCGAACTACAAAAGCCGGAACAAAAGAACAGAGTGAACAGTATATCTATTACACAGTCTATTCTATGGATAAAGCAACATGGGATGCACTCTGCCGTAAATATCTGATGGATGTTATGGGAACAGAAGGTCTTGAAACAGAAACTCAGAAAAAGATTGGTTCTCTCTTTAGCGAAATGAAGGAAGACGCAGATAAAAAAGATGCAGCAAAACAGGCAGAAGAAGAAGCATTGTATAAAGCCCAGTTGGCACGTTTGGAAGCAGAAAAAGCAAAAGCAAATGCCGATGCTGCTGCAAGTAATGCAGAAGTTGCAAAAGCTGCTGTAGAAGCAAAGAAACTTGACGCAAAGGAAGCACAGACAAAGGCTGCTGCACAGGAAGCTATGGATTTGGCAGATTTTTTGATGTAACTGAGGTAAGAGATGGATTTTGAAAAAATAGTAATAGATGTTCTTTTCTAGAATGGGAAGCGGAGAAGGAATCGCTCACAGTGAAGAATTACTTTTTGTAGAAGTTATCAAAAGTATAAAGAATGGTGTTGATTTTCAAAATGAAATTAAATGTGCAATTACATCTTTAGTTTCGAAAGGTGTAATTGTTCATGATTCAAAAATACCTGGATGGATTTATTTGAACAATAAGGATTAATAAATGAAAAAATACATAACATTATTTCTAGCTACACTCTTTTCAATTTCACTTTTTGCTCAGACAAAGGTTGATGCAAAGAAAATAGGTAAGACATTAGAAAAAAACAAAGATGCAACCGCAGTATTTACTTGTGATATGAGTCTTTCTGGAATGAAAGTAGCAAATGACGGAACTGTAATTTTGTCAGCTTTTGCTAAAAACAAGGTAAAGATTGTTAGCGGAATGGATATGACAAACATTGCTGAACGTCTTGATTATGCAAACAAGGTAACATACCTTGTTACATTTGAAACAAATGATTTGTCTTCAAAATCGTACTCAATAACAAAGATTGATGGTATAGAGACACTTGAGCAATACAAGGAACGTCTTGTGCAGGAAGAGAAACGTAAGGCCGAAGAAGCCAAAGCAAAATGGGAACGTGAGCGTCTTGAAAATCTTACCAAACATCCAGTTCAGGTTGTGAACCAGGAAGTAGTAAATATTTCTGGTGCAGAATCTGCATGGCTTCCAGGCCAGATTCAGGACAAGCTTAAGTCAAACCTTCAGGAATATCTTGGAATGAAGACTGTAGTTGATTCAAAGTCAGAAGCTGCACTGAAAAAACTTCAGGCAGAAAGTGAAGACGGTGGAAGAGACGAAAATTCAGCCATTGAACTTGGAAAGATTACAACAGCAAAGTTTGCAGTATTTGTAAAGCTCCGTAAAACAGGAACAGGTTACACTATAAGTGCAGACTTTACAGACCTTACAACCGGTGAACAGATGGCAAGCTGTTCTTCTAAAGAATACTCAAAAGCAGAATATCTTTATGGTTCCACTGGTGCAGTAGATGAACTTACACTTGCATTGGCAAATAAACTTAATGTAAAAATTTCTGATCTTAACAAGAATCTCCTTACATCAGGTTCAGCAAACTTTTCTGTAGATGCACAGCTTGCACTGGCAAAACAGAACGAAGAACAGTATCAGAAAATGATGAAAGACTATGATGCTGAACTTTCTAAGCTCATGACTTCCAACGATATTAATGCAATCCAAAACAAGAACAGAATTGAAGCAGAAAAAGCACTTCTTTTAGAAAAGCAGAATGCAGAAAAGAAACGTCAGGAAGAACTTAAGGCACAGATGGCACGGGCTGCAGAAGATGAAAAACTGGAAGCAGAACGTTCCATTGCATTAAAGACTCAGCGTGACCAGATGGCAAAAGATGCAGCAGCAAAGGCCGCGGAAGTTCGCAAACTAAAAATGGAAAAGCAGGGTGTTCTTGGCCAGATAAATGTTCTTGAAAGCAAAAAGAAAGCACTTGTGGAAATAAGGCAGGGTGTAGAAAGTCGCAGTGTCGAACTGTACGAACAGATGCTTAAGGACAAAGAAAGTGAAGAAGCAAAAATAAGGAACAGACCTTTAGGAACTTCCGAAAAAGACGATAACGGAAAACAGACAGAACGTTCAAAGCAGATTCGCGAAAACCAGGTAATTAAGAGCAATGAAGAATTAACAAACAAATTCTTTGCAGATTGTGAGGCCGTTAAAAAAACAACCGCAAGTCAGGATGCTTCTTTATTAGCAGAAATTCGTAACGACCAGAAAACACTTGCAACAACAAGAACAGTTTCTTCCATGGGTGAAGAATTAAAGGTAAGTTACGGAAAATTTACAGGAGCAAAAGACGGCTGGATTTCTTACATAAGTTTGTATTCAGACGGCATCTTAATTTTTACTGATGAGTTTATTTTAACCTACGAAGGTGTTACAGGAAAAAGAAGACCAACAGACACAGAACTTGAAGACTTTAAGGTAAGTGAAGAATATGACAACAATATTGACATGTACAATTCCCTTCTTACCCGTGGCGATCCGATTGTTTACTTTGAAATTGATTACAACGTAACTGCAGAAGGAGACAGCAAACCAAGCCAGTATAAATTTAATTTTAACAAGATTCGGGTAATCAACACTGTAAGTGGAAAAGTTACACAGACAAGTACCTTGAACAAAGTGCAGCCACGTACAATGAAGCCCGAATGGGATTTGAGGGAAATTGTTGGGATTGTTGCAAAAGAAAAGAATGAGTTTGAGTCCTTGAATAAATATATTTCAAAAGGTCTTACTTTACCAGCAGCAAAAAAATCTGTTGCAAGAGATAATGAAGTTGCAAAGATGTTTGATTCTATGGGAATAAAAATGGTGTCGATTCCTGAGAGAAACTTTAAGATGCTCAATACTGAAGTTACCCAAAAAGTGTATACATCTGTTATGGGTAGCAACCCAAGTTATTATAGAGGAGACAATAACCCTGTAGAAAAAGTAAGCTGGTATGATGCAATTTATTTCTGTAATAAACTTAGTGAAAAATTCGGTTTTACACCTGTATATGCAGTTTACGGTAACACTGATGTTGCAACCTGGAATTATACACCACATAATGGTGATTCAATTCGAGGAGAAGTAACTCAGAATACAAAAGCAAACGGATTCCGTTTACCAACAGTAGAAGAGTGGCAGTATGCAGCAAAAGGCGGACAGAATTATACGTATTTTGGCAGTAATAATCTTGATGAAGTAGGCTGGTATAAAGAAAACAGTGGAGGTAGAACACACCCTGTAGCACAGAAGAAAGCCAACGGATACGGCTTATATGACATGAGCGGCAACGTGTGGGAGTGGTGCTGGGATGTTGTCCCGTACTACAGCGACGACCGCTGTAGCCGTGGTGGCAGCTATGGCAGCAGCGGCAACTACTGCGGGGTGGACAGCAGGGGCAGCGACGACGCTAACTACCGGTACGGCAACCTTGGTTTCCGCATTGTTTGTTCCGCTTCTAACTAGCAGGAACGAGCGTAGCACAGCAGCAGTACGGCACATGCAGGCGGTAAGCCGAAATGGGCAGTACTGCTGTAGGCGGAGGGAGAAAAAAATATTAGGAGAAAAAATTATGAAAAACACGTTATATATTCAATTAAAAATAATTGATTTAAAAAAAGAGGACGAAAAAAATATTGAATATCTTAATGCTTTTACTACTGAAAAAAAGATAAATGATTTTATGTCTTGGAAAGATATAAATGAGATTAAGGAATTTTCAGAAGAAGAAAAAAAAATGTTTCATGATAATACTAATGTAGTGTATAGAGACGGTATTATGGATATTAGTATTCCATTGCTTGAAAATAATTTTATAAAACAAATTGAAGTAATAACAAAATCTATATCATATGTTGTCGCAAAATTAGCTATGCTTGGTTCCTTTATTGAAGGAACAATGGATTTAGATAAAAGGCAGGATGAAAAACTAGAACAGATTGGTATTTGTTTATCGGAAAGTTGTAAAGAAAAAGTAGAAAAAAACAAATTAGAATATTTAAAAAACATGGAAATCGTTTGTGGATAAATTGGTTAAAATATGCTTTAGATGTTAAAAATTCTTCTGTCTTTTTACCCCCAATTAAAGCCAATATCCAAAATAAAATTAATTTCTATACAAGTGATCAAGTATTAAGTGGAAAATATGAACTATTGATGAAAGAACTTGAAGAACAGGAAATAGGTGATAAATAATGGGAAATTATAAATTAATACGGAAATATATTTTTAGTGAAGTATCTTGTGTGCAACATGAAGATTATAAATATATTTACAAGCTTAATGGATATGATCCAAAAAAGAATAAGATTGTTTACAGATATATGCCACTGAAAAGATTTTATGAATATAAGGAAAAGAAAGAAATGGTATTTGTTTCTCCTACTGTTTGGGAAGATCCTTATGAATCAAAGTTTCTTGCTAAAAATCAGGAATATGAAAGATTAAAAGACAAAAAGATATTTTGTCTATGTGTAACTAATAAGAAAATTGAAAATGAAGCAGCCGCATGGAAAATGTATTCACCAAATGATAATGCAAAAAGCATAAAGGTTTATTTTAATCTTGATGAATTTTTAGCAAGATTAAATGAATTTGCAAAAAGAGAAAAAAAGAAAGTTTATATCGGAAATGCTATTTATTCATTTACGAAAAAAGAGATCGATAAACTTGATAAAGAGGGTGAACTAGGAAATGATATTTTTTTTCCTAAAGATTTTTCAATAGAGCATTATCTAAGTCTTATGTGTTTGAAAAGATCTTCTTTTTCTTTCGAGAATGAAATACGAATATTTATAGTTGATAAAAAAAAGAAAGATGATTTTTTAGTTGTAGATAAATTTCCATTTGATGAAAAGATAATTAGTGCCATTACAATTTCTCCAATAATACCATTTTCATATGATGATTCTAGAAAAAGAATATACAATCGTTTATTAAATTTGGAATTCCAAAATATAAAAAAAGATTTAATAGATAGAGGATTAAAATGCAAAATTTATAAGTCTTCTTTATATGTAAAAAAATAATCGAACAAGGTAATAGTTCATGCCTCTACAAACCCAATTCATGACCTTCTTTATTAGTCCTTTCTCAGAACCAAGTGCCAGTGCAGAGCTGAACAATTTCTTAAAGTCTCACAGAATAATTAACGTTGAAAAACGGCTAATAGACGGTGAACGTGGAACTGGCTGGGTTTTTCTTGTGGAATATACGGACATTGAAGGTGGTAAATCGGCATATACAATGAGTTCAAAAGTAGACTGGCGGGATGTACTGAATCCAAGTCAGTTTGCTGTTTATGATTTCTTACGGAAAACAAGAAAGGAAATTGGTGATAAGACTAAAATTCCGCTATATGGAATTTTAAGTAATGAACAGCTGGCTTTGATGGCTCAGAATCCACCAAAAACAAAAGAAGATTTTCTTAAGATAAAAGGTGTTAATGAGCAAAAGTACAAACAATGGGGTGAAATCTTCATAAAAGCAATTGAAAAAGCTTTGGTTTCTACTGCAGAAGCGCCAAAGAATATAACGAATGAAACTGAAAATTCCGCTGATTCTCAGCTGGATATATTTTAAGATACTTTGTATCTTTGGGATAAGCCTTTAGAAGAACTTGTGGTGTTGGGATGTTAACCCGAACAACAGCAACAACCGCTATAACCGTGGTGGCAGCTATAACAACAACGACAACAACTGCAAGGTGGACAACAGGAACAACAACAACGCTAACAACCAGAACAACAACCTTGGTTTCCGCATTGTTTGTTCCGCTTCTTACAGCTCTGTAATAAACGTGATTCGTCAATTTTGCAGAACCGGTTTATTCCTGTAGGTTCTTAGTTAATTAAGGATCTACAAAAAATTACTTAGGCTATGTTGTGCTGGTAACGGTAAAAAATGTACGTGAACGTTCAACATAGTGGGCAATTTATACAAATTGTCAGCGATGCTTAAAAGCTATTATATTTGTAGTTTTTAAGCATTGTTTTTTTATAAAATTTAAATTATTTTCTACAAAAATCATCAAAAAGATGCTATATTGTATTTAGTAATAAAGAGAAGGAGGAATATTATGAGAACACCATCAAAAGAATATTATGAAAATGTTTATAATGGCGACAATCCTCTGTCTTTTATTTTACATTTGCCAAAACCTGATTTTACAGAACTTGATAAAGAAGCAAAAGAATTTGAAAAATGGATTGTTGAAGAACAGAAAAAAGACCGTCAGAAAATATTAGAGGCTGTCCACAGATGATAATAGAGTTTTCTGTTTTAGATACACAAATATTTTCACTAGAACATTTAAATGACTCTCCAGAAAATGAAAAACTGATTTCCGAATTTAAAGTTGGTAATGCTGCTGATGGGCTAGAGAATTACTTGAAGAACACAGCTTTAAAAGATGAGGAAAATAATTTTTGCAGGACGTATCTTGTAAAAGATAAAACAACAGGAGAAGTAGCTTGCTATTTTTCGCTTCGAACAGGTCTAATAACTATGCAGGTTTATAAAGAAGCGTTTGATTCTATACCTGCGATAGAACTTTCAAATTTTGCAGTAAACGAAGCTTATAGAACTAATCATCCAGAAGTAAAGGGAATTGGTGCTTATACATTTAAGTATTTTATACTTCCGATTGCTCGTTGTCTTGCAAAATATATAGGGATAAGTTCTCTTTACATATATGCTCTTCCTGAAGAAAAATTAATAAATCATTATAAAAAATTAGGTTTTGTGAGATTACCTCCTAAGCAAGAAAAATTTATACAACATCATGTAAAACCAAAGTATGATGAAGGTTGTATATTTATGGTTCAGACTCTGTAACTTCTTAATGTTGACTTTTGAAACGAGCAGATAACTTATTCGAACAGATAACAGACTTGGAAAACTTAAAGTCTGCATATCTCAAAGCCTTAAAAGGAAAAAGGTTTACTCCAGCTGCAATTGTTTTTGATGCAAAGGCCGATGAAAATCTGCATACAATAAAATCTGCATTAGAATCAGAAACATACGTAATTGGAAATTACAGACAATTTA comes from the Treponema rectale genome and includes:
- a CDS encoding formylglycine-generating enzyme family protein — protein: MKKYITLFLATLFSISLFAQTKVDAKKIGKTLEKNKDATAVFTCDMSLSGMKVANDGTVILSAFAKNKVKIVSGMDMTNIAERLDYANKVTYLVTFETNDLSSKSYSITKIDGIETLEQYKERLVQEEKRKAEEAKAKWERERLENLTKHPVQVVNQEVVNISGAESAWLPGQIQDKLKSNLQEYLGMKTVVDSKSEAALKKLQAESEDGGRDENSAIELGKITTAKFAVFVKLRKTGTGYTISADFTDLTTGEQMASCSSKEYSKAEYLYGSTGAVDELTLALANKLNVKISDLNKNLLTSGSANFSVDAQLALAKQNEEQYQKMMKDYDAELSKLMTSNDINAIQNKNRIEAEKALLLEKQNAEKKRQEELKAQMARAAEDEKLEAERSIALKTQRDQMAKDAAAKAAEVRKLKMEKQGVLGQINVLESKKKALVEIRQGVESRSVELYEQMLKDKESEEAKIRNRPLGTSEKDDNGKQTERSKQIRENQVIKSNEELTNKFFADCEAVKKTTASQDASLLAEIRNDQKTLATTRTVSSMGEELKVSYGKFTGAKDGWISYISLYSDGILIFTDEFILTYEGVTGKRRPTDTELEDFKVSEEYDNNIDMYNSLLTRGDPIVYFEIDYNVTAEGDSKPSQYKFNFNKIRVINTVSGKVTQTSTLNKVQPRTMKPEWDLREIVGIVAKEKNEFESLNKYISKGLTLPAAKKSVARDNEVAKMFDSMGIKMVSIPERNFKMLNTEVTQKVYTSVMGSNPSYYRGDNNPVEKVSWYDAIYFCNKLSEKFGFTPVYAVYGNTDVATWNYTPHNGDSIRGEVTQNTKANGFRLPTVEEWQYAAKGGQNYTYFGSNNLDEVGWYKENSGGRTHPVAQKKANGYGLYDMSGNVWEWCWDVVPYYSDDRCSRGGSYGSSGNYCGVDSRGSDDANYRYGNLGFRIVCSASN
- a CDS encoding HRDC domain-containing protein; this encodes MTFFISPFSEPSASAELNNFLKSHRIINVEKRLIDGERGTGWVFLVEYTDIEGGKSAYTMSSKVDWRDVLNPSQFAVYDFLRKTRKEIGDKTKIPLYGILSNEQLALMAQNPPKTKEDFLKIKGVNEQKYKQWGEIFIKAIEKALVSTAEAPKNITNETENSADSQLDIF
- a CDS encoding LPP20 family lipoprotein, producing MRKTLIVIILTFVSAVCFAKPKSVEPDWFKNYRTVFPNAQYLAQRGSGITAEDAKTDAASQLARYFQSTVSANLSTTMSSITTGTSIQEETRVIDEVNVTSEVEFIGLEFTESYYYKPEKKWYAVAYMIRDDAWVQYKPKIESEKTKFYSFLKKAESEEDSFTKISLYKSAWKVSGDLIEKLEYGRIINPNEEEKYSADRTEVAELPAKIEKEQKNLTIFVNLKGDYGNIVETSIKTALEKGGFIVGSSGNYTADVIVSSNPNGENPVTIMPAVIVSIKSSKGKAVFSYEAKLTEKTVAYSLENAQKKAFLKLAEKINEEIKF